The sequence GGTATTTTCCCTTTCTTTAAGAGATTTCATGATGGGTTTCCATGCAAATTTGCCGAGTATGAATAAAACAATACCGAAAGACAAGGTCATCCAAAAAATCAGACCAATTCCGGGAGTTACTAATTCCATAGTATTATTTTTAAAATTAATTTAAAACTTCTGCACCTCAACCAACCGTTGAGGTGCAGAAGTAATTTTTGTTGTCTATAAGAAAACGATCAATAGACAAACAACAATAGCAAAGAAAGCTGCACCTTCGATCAAAGCCGCAGACACGATCATGTTTGATCGGATATCATCCGCAGCTTCGGGTTGACGAGCAATGGATTCAACAGCAGCACGACCAATTTGGCCAATACCCATAGCGGCAGCAATTGCTGCAATACTTGCTCCGATACCTGCTGCCATTTTTGCAAATGGTGCATATACAGAAACTTCATTTACTACTTGTAATAATGTTGGTAATTCCATGATTTTATTTATTTAATTGTGATTGATAATTTTTGTTTAACTATTAATGACGCTCTTCTGTTGCCATTCCAAAATAAAGTGCCGATAGCAAGGTAAATACGTATGCTTGTATGAAGGCAACCAAAAACTCAAGCAGTCCGATGAAAATTACAAATGCAACTGTAAAAATTGAAACGCCATATCCAAGGGCAACGTTCATATTTCCGAAAATGAAAATCAAACTAATGAATCCAAATACGATAATATGGCCAGCCGTAATGTTGGCGAAAAGCCTAACCATGAGCACAAATGGCTTTGTAAAAACACCAAGAAGTTCAACTACTGGCATCAAAGGTACCGGAAATTTAAGCCACCAAGGCACTCCCGGTGTGTTTACAATATGCGTCCAGTAGTGTTTATTTGCGCTAAAAGTGGTAATTAAAAATGTAAATAAGGCCAATACCCCTGTAACGGCAATATTACCTGTAACATTTGCCCCTCCCGGGAAAAATGGAATTAATCCCAGAACATTGTTAATTAAAATAAAGAAGAATATGGTCAATAAAAAAGGCACGTATTTCTCATAATTTTTCCCGATCGAAGCTTTTGCAACATCATCTCGGATAAAAAGAATAAGAGGTTCAACAAAAGACTGGAGGCCCTTAGGTGCTTTTCCGACTCGTTTTTTATAGGAATTTGCTACAGAAATAAAAATGAAGCAAATGATAAGCAGACTGATAAAAATAGCCGTTACATTTTTTGTGATTGAAAAATCTAATGGGGTCTGTTGTTCGGCATGTTCGTCGTGGTTGACTTTAATAATTTTGCCTTTGTTTTTGCCTGTATGTGCTATTTCGAATCCTTTATAACTGGCATGGCCATGTTCAAATTTGGCTGATGAAAAAATATAAAAATTACCCTCATCAATTAAAATAACAGGCAATGGAATTGCGATGGTATGTTCTCCATAATCCAAAATGTGCCAACTGTAAGAATCAATAATATGCTCGATGATGGCCTCGCCTGCATTGTATTCTTTTTTTATACTTTCGTGTTGTATCGATTCTGTTTCGGTTGCCTGAAGGCTTAAACCTGCAACCATTAAAAGGGAAAGAATAATACTCCTAATCAATTTTGATTCCTTGAATCTATATCTGTCGACCATCTATAAAACACTCCATTTCTAGTAGCGTGCAATTTTACGAATAATTCACGAAATACTAATGGTTTTTTAATTTATTTTATCAGATTACTAATGAATTATGAGTGCCTTGATCTAAAAGTTGCTAATAAATATGCTCAATACAAATAAAGGAATTGATTTGGTCCGAAATATTCGTATATTTAGAAATGACTTTATGTTTCACCAATAAGAAAAACAATGAAAAAGCCAATTTTATTCCTGATTCTCTTTACAATGCTGATGAGCTGCAAAGAGAAGGAAACAGAATCCATCGATTTTAAGGCTGAAATCCTTAGTGTGGAATCCGTTTTGCAACAATATGTGCTGGCAAATGAAACCCAGGATTTTGAATTAATAGAAAAAATTTGGGCTCCCAGTGAAAATATTGTAATGATTGGAACAGATTCGGATGAAAGATTAGTGGGTTGGAAAATGATAGAAAAAGCCATAAAACAACAATTTAGTGAGTTTCAGGAAACCAAAATTACCGTAAGTAATCAATTGATCAGGATAAATGAAACAGCTAATTCTGCCTGGTTTAGCGAACTTCTGGCTTATAACTTCATTTATAAAGATGGGGCTAAAAGATTCAATGGTATGCGATTTACAGGTGTTTTGGAAAAAATTAATGATCGATGGTTGTTGGTACAGGGCCATTTATCGATCCCTGCCGAAGTTGAGATGAATGAAGTTTACTAAAATTTCATGCATCTTTGCATTTTGATAGAACCTGAATTTTTAAGGATTCTTTACTTTTTATTTTAATAATTTCATAAAACTAAACAATGTCAAAACCAAATATAGCAGCTAAATTCCCAAAAGCAATTGAAATGGAACCGGGCGACTATTATTGGTGCGCCTGTGGAAAAAGTGCCAATCAACCATTTTGCGACGGATCACATAAAGGATCAGAATTCAGTCCGAAACTGATTAAAATTGAAGAAAAAAAGACCATTTACTGGTGTATGTGCAAACAAACCAAAAATCCACCTTTTTGCGATGGAACGCATAAAATTCTTTAAATGCAATATTCCTTTTTCTTTCATTTTTTTGATTAAATGGTTTTATTTTCATGAAAATTTTACGTTTTACTTTTGAGAACAAAAAGTTACTTGATCAAGCTTTTTTATTACGTACAAAAGTGTTCATTGAAGAACAAAAGGTTGATTCAGCGCTGGAATTTGAAAATGAAGAAGAAGCCATCCATTATTTGCTTTTCGTTGGGAAAAAGGCTGTAGCTACAGGGAGGTGGAGGCAAACTCCGAACGGAATCAAACTTGAACGATTTGTCACTTTAAAAAATTACAGAGCCAAAGGATATGGGCTTATGCTTTTGCAGCACATTTTAACCGAAGTGATTCCATTAAACCAACCCATTTATTTACATGCTCAAATCTCGGCTCTTGGTTTTTATAAAAGAAATGGATTTTCCGAATCGGGTAAGCCATTCGATGAAGCTGGTATTGCGCATTATTTGATGTTTTTTAGGCCTTAAAAAAATCAACTCTTTTTTAAACAAGTGGTATTTCAACCCACTCTTTATCGAAATTCATCACCTTATTAAAACCCAAATTTTTTAAATCTGAAATCGTTTCGGAGATGAACAACAAAAGTTCTTTTGGATTGTGAGCATCCGAACTGATGGTAATTGGAATATGGAGTGATTTTATTTTTTTCAGGACTTCAACACCGGGAAAAAGAGAATCGCTTCTTTTTTTATATAAGCCCCTTGTGTTTACCTCAACGATACATCCTTTTGATTTTATCAAGTCGAGGGTCTGATCAATTTCTTGCTGATACCAACCTTCATCTTCAGTAAAAAATCGATTTTGATTGTGCATCTTTACCTTATCCAGATGCCCGATAATGTCCGGGTTTTGGGTAAGAATCATTTGGTTAATCTGATTATAATATGCTTTTACCGCCAACCGGATATCTCCATGATAATTTTTTTGTAACCCTTCATCGTAAGGAATGGCACTGCCCCCATCGGTAAACCAAAATTGTTCGGTATTTTGATTACCGACCAAATGCACTGATCCGATGGTGTAATCCAATTGATATTTTTTAGTGAGAATTTCAAAATCTTCGGTTACACCCGGGATATAATCAAACTCTAAAGACTTTAGAACTTTAATTTGTCCTTGGTATTTTT comes from Bacteroidota bacterium and encodes:
- the atpE gene encoding ATP synthase F0 subunit C, coding for MELPTLLQVVNEVSVYAPFAKMAAGIGASIAAIAAAMGIGQIGRAAVESIARQPEAADDIRSNMIVSAALIEGAAFFAIVVCLLIVFL
- the atpB gene encoding F0F1 ATP synthase subunit A, with product MVDRYRFKESKLIRSIILSLLMVAGLSLQATETESIQHESIKKEYNAGEAIIEHIIDSYSWHILDYGEHTIAIPLPVILIDEGNFYIFSSAKFEHGHASYKGFEIAHTGKNKGKIIKVNHDEHAEQQTPLDFSITKNVTAIFISLLIICFIFISVANSYKKRVGKAPKGLQSFVEPLILFIRDDVAKASIGKNYEKYVPFLLTIFFFILINNVLGLIPFFPGGANVTGNIAVTGVLALFTFLITTFSANKHYWTHIVNTPGVPWWLKFPVPLMPVVELLGVFTKPFVLMVRLFANITAGHIIVFGFISLIFIFGNMNVALGYGVSIFTVAFVIFIGLLEFLVAFIQAYVFTLLSALYFGMATEERH
- a CDS encoding nuclear transport factor 2 family protein, which produces MKKPILFLILFTMLMSCKEKETESIDFKAEILSVESVLQQYVLANETQDFELIEKIWAPSENIVMIGTDSDERLVGWKMIEKAIKQQFSEFQETKITVSNQLIRINETANSAWFSELLAYNFIYKDGAKRFNGMRFTGVLEKINDRWLLVQGHLSIPAEVEMNEVY
- a CDS encoding CDGSH iron-sulfur domain-containing protein, with the protein product MSKPNIAAKFPKAIEMEPGDYYWCACGKSANQPFCDGSHKGSEFSPKLIKIEEKKTIYWCMCKQTKNPPFCDGTHKIL
- a CDS encoding GNAT family N-acetyltransferase — translated: MKILRFTFENKKLLDQAFLLRTKVFIEEQKVDSALEFENEEEAIHYLLFVGKKAVATGRWRQTPNGIKLERFVTLKNYRAKGYGLMLLQHILTEVIPLNQPIYLHAQISALGFYKRNGFSESGKPFDEAGIAHYLMFFRP
- a CDS encoding histidinol-phosphatase, with protein sequence MRFFNLHTHTHFCDGSDAPEAYVKAAIDLNLSTLGFSGHAPMPFENKYAIPAEKLSEYIDEIGRLKKKYQGQIKVLKSLEFDYIPGVTEDFEILTKKYQLDYTIGSVHLVGNQNTEQFWFTDGGSAIPYDEGLQKNYHGDIRLAVKAYYNQINQMILTQNPDIIGHLDKVKMHNQNRFFTEDEGWYQQEIDQTLDLIKSKGCIVEVNTRGLYKKRSDSLFPGVEVLKKIKSLHIPITISSDAHNPKELLLFISETISDLKNLGFNKVMNFDKEWVEIPLV